The genome window ACCGAGCAGTATACGCCCGACAACGACGAGGGCGGCGTGGCGGTCGCCGAGCGCCGTCTGCTCTCCACGCAGGAGATCGCGAACAAGGCGCGCGAGCTGAACATCCGCGCCGACCTGTGGGACGAGGACGAGTACTCCGCCGAGGAGTACGAGGCCATGCTGGAGATGTACGACGACACCCTCACGAACATCGAGGAGGGTGAGATCGTGCAGGCGCGCGTGCTGCGCGTGACCGACAAGGCCGTGATCCTCGACCTGGGCTTCAAGAGCGAGGGCGCCGTCGCCCGCGACGAGTTCAAGGATCCCGACAGCCTGCAGATCGGCGACGAGGTCGAGGTCTTCCTCGAGAACCTCGAGGACGAGGACGGCGTGGTCGTCCTGTCCAAGAAGAAGGCCGACTTCCTGCGCGTGTGGGAGAAGATCAAGGAAGCGCACGAGAGCGGCACCCCGGTGAAGGGCACCCTCACCCGCAAGATCAAGGGCGGCGTGACGGTGGACCTGATGGGCGTGGACGCCTTCCTGCCGGGCTCGCAGATCGCGCTCCGCCGCGTCCCGAACATCGAGGACCTGCTGGGCGAGACCTACGAGTTCAAGATCATCAAGCTCAACAAGCGCCGCCGCAACATCGTGGTGAGCCGCCGCGTGCTCCTCGAGGCCGACCGCGAGATCAAGCGCGACAAGCTGAAGAAGGAGCTCGAGGTCGGGCAGGTGCGCACCGGCGTGGTGAAGAACATCACCGACTTCGGCGCGTTCATCGACCTGGGCGGGATGGACGGCCTGCTGCACATCACCGACATGAGCTGGGGCCGCGTGGGCCATCCGAGCGAGGTGGTGTCGATCGGCGCCGAGCTGGAGGTGAAGGTCCTGGACATCGACTGGGAGCGCGAGCGCCTGTCGCTGGGGCTGAAGCAGCTCCAGGAGTACCCCTGGAAGGACGTGGAGAAGAAGTACCCCGTGGGCGCCCGCGTCCGCGGCAAGGTGGTCTCGATCACCAACTACGGCGCCTTCGTGGAGCTGGAGAAGGGCGTCGAGGGCCTGGTGCACATCTCGGAGATGAGCTGGACGCGCAACGTCCGGCACCCGTCGAAGATCGTCTCGCTGGGCGAGGAGATCGAGGCGGTGATCCTGAAGGTGGACCCCGAGGGCGAGAAGATCTCGCTCGGCATGAAGCAGATCGAGGAGGACCCCTGGCACGCGCTGCCGGTGAAGTACCCGGTGGGCACGCGCCTGACCGGCAAGGTCCGCAACCTCACCAGCTTCGGCGCCTTCGTCGAGATCGAGCCGGGGATCGACGGCCTGGTGCACATCTCCGACATGAGCTGGACCAAGCGGATCCAGCACCCCTCCGAGGTCGTGAAGAAGGGCGACGACGTGGAGGTGGTGATCCTGGCGGTCGACGCCGAGAACAAGCGCATCTCGCTTGGCCTCAAGCAGACCATCGACGATCCGTGGGAGCACCTGGCCACGCAGTTCCACGCGGGGCAGGAGATCAACGGCCGCATCACGCGCCTGCAGGACAAGGGCGTGGCGGTGGACCTGGGCGACGACGTGGAGGGCTTCGTGCCCGTGTCGCAGCTGGGGGTCACCGGGCTGCAGAACCCCGCCGACGTGTTCGTCGAGGGTGACGAGCTGGAGATGCGGGTGACCGAGGTGGATGCCGGCAACCGCCGCATCGTGCTGGAGGTGACGCGCGTGCCCAAGTTCGAGGGCGGCGAGCCGATCTTCCGCAATCAGGGCGAGGCCGTCGAGGCCGAGGCTCCCGCCGCGGCGCCCGAGGCCGATGCCCCGGAGGCTCCGGCCGCCGAGGCCGAGGCTCCCGAAGCGCCGGCCGCCGAGGCCGCGCCCGAGGAGGCTCCGGCCGGGGAGGGCGAGGAGGCGTAAGCTTCTTCGGCCGCACGGCTGATGGGACGATGACGGGGTGGGGAGCTATCGCTCTCCACCCCGTTTTCGTTGAATCTCACGCGGAGACGCGGAGACGCGGGGAACCACCAGCAGCGATATCTCACGCAGAGGGCGCGGGAGGTAGCGGAGGACGGCGCGGTTCTCTGCGCCTGCGCTCCTCCGCGTGCGACGAATCCTTCGACCGATTCGATCCGCAGCGGTGAGTGGGACAAACACGTGGCTTCGGCTCTTTCGCCGCCGCACGCGGCAGCGCATCGTTCCCGCGCGACGATTCCCATCCTCCACCTGAACCACATCTCCATCCCCATGCGCACGCCCTGCCTCGCCGCGATGCTGGCGATTCTCGCAATCACGCCGCACCGGGCCGCGGCGCAGTCCGGCCCTGCCCCTGCCGACCCGGTCCAGACGGTGGAGATCGAGCGGATGGCGGAGAAGCCGAAGCTGCTGAATCCCGACGACATCGGGCTGCGGATCGCGCGCACCCACCCGCGGCTGGAGGACGTGCAGGCGGGCGGGAGCACCACGCTGCTCCTGGTCATCGGCGAGGACGGCAGGCCGCGCTCCGTGGACGTCGCCACGTCCAGCGGGCGGCCGGGGCTGGACCGCCTGCTGGCCAACGTGTGGCGCGGCGCGCGCTTCTCGCCGCCGCGGCTGGACGGGCGGCCCGTGCGCGTGCGGACGCTGCTTCCCGTCTCGCTCGGCTACACGCCGGCCTCGCCGCCGGCGGTGACCGTCACGCCGCGGTAGCACGGCGAGCGGGCGGCATCACGACCGCGGGTGGGGGCGGGGAGCGCGTGCTCTCCGCCCCTTCGCGCATTCGCCCGTCAAACTTTTTCGAATCTTTTCTCGTCCCGGTCATCGTAGTCGTAGCGCGAAGCCGCCCCGGGGGCGGCGCAACCCCGATCCACGCACCGACCGATGACGAATCTTCCTCTGCCGAATGGCACCCGCGGCGCCGGCTGCCTGGCCGCGCTCGCCTTCTCCCTCGCCGCGCTCTTCGCCGCCACGCCGGCGCGCGCGCAGAAGCTCCCGTCGCCCGCCGAGCCGGTCGACCCGCAAGTGGTGTGGAACTTCGACCAGGTGACGCAGCAGGCGCGGCTCACCAACCCCGGCACCGTCTCGGCGCGCCTGTCGCGCGGCTACCCGCGCCGGCTGCTGGACTCCGGCGTCGCCGGCAGCGCCACGCTGGAGGTGATCGTGGGCCCGCGGGGCCAGGTGGAGCAGGTGTCGGTGGTGGACGCCAGCCGCCGCGAGTTCACCGACGTGGCGCGCGACCTCGCCCGCACCATGCGCTTCCGCCCGGCAAAGGTGCAGGACATCGCCGTCCGCTCGCGCTTCACCGTTCCCGTGGACTTCGTCCTGGATCCGGCCTGAGCGGAAGACGCCGGTCTTGCGAGGGGCAAGGGGCTTCGGTGGTGGTGGTGGACGAGAACGGGCGCGGCAGTCGTCCGTGGTCGTGCGCTCGAGCGGGCGGGAAGAGCTCGACCGCGCGGCGATCGCGGTGGCGCGCGGGGTGCGCTTCACCCGCCCGCTGCTGAACGGCGTGCCGGTGCCCGTGCGCACGGCGCTGCCGGTGAGCTTCATCACCTCCACCCAGCCGGCTGCGACGTACTGACGCGGACCGGGGCACCGCACGGGCCGCGGGTGCGGGCGATCACGCCGCACCCGCGGCCGTTTCGTGCTCCCGTACTTTCGTACTTCCGTACTCCGCTTAGATTCCCGCCCTTCGATCCACACCTGAACGAAACCGAACGGGGACGCGCCCGATGTCGATGCGGGAAAAGCTGGAGCAGCTGGAGGAGATGCGCCGCAAGGCCGAGCTGGGCGGCGGCGAGAAGCGGATCAGGCAGCAGCACGAGCGCGGCAAGCTGACCGCGCGCGAGCGGCTGGACGTGCTCCTGGACGAGGGCAGCTTCGTGGAGCTGGACCGCTTCGTGGTGCACCGCGCCACCGACTTCGGGCTGGAGAACGAGAAGTACCTGGGCGACGGCGTGGTCACCGGCTACGGCACCATCCACGGCCGCCTGGTCTACGTCTTCAGCCAGGACTTCACCGTGTTCGGCGGCTCGCTCAGCGAGGCGCACGCGGAGAAGATCGTGAAGATCATGGACCTGGCGCTGAAGAACGGCGCGCCCGTGATCGGGCTGAACGACTCCGGCGGCGCGCGCATCCAGGAGGGCGTGGTTTCGCTCGGCGGCTACGCCGACATCTTCCTGCGCAACACGCTGGCGTCGGGCGTGATCCCGCAGGTGAGCGCCATCCTGGGCCCGTGCGCGGGCGGCGCCGTGTACTCGCCCGCCATCACCGACTTCATCTACATGGTGCAGGGAACGAGCTACATGTTCGTGACCGGCCCCAACGTGGTGAAGACGGTGACGCACGAGGATGTGACGATGGAGGAGCTGGGCGGCGCGGCCACGCACGCGGCGAAGAGCGGGGTCGCCCACTTCGCGGTGAAGAGCGAGGTCGAGTGCCTGCACCGCATCCGCCACCTCTTCGAGTTCATCCCGCAGAACAACGCCGAGGACCCGCCCTTCAAGCCCACGGACGACCCCGCCGACCGTGCCGACGAGGAGCTGCTGGACGTGGTCCCCGACAACCCCAACAAGCCGTACGACATGCACGACGTCATCCGCCGCGTGGTGGACGACGGCGAGTTCTACGAGGTGCACGCCGACTACGCGGGGAACATCCTCTGCGGCTTCGCGCACGTGGGCGGCCGGTCGATCGGGATCGTGGCCAACCAGCCGGCGGTGCTCGCGGGGGTGCTGGACATCGACGCCAGCGTGAAGGCGGCGCGCTTCGTCCGCTTCTGCGACGCGTTCAACGTGCCGCTGCTGACCTTCGAGGACGTCCCCGGCTTCCTTCCCGGCGTGGCGCAGGAGCACGGCGGCATCATCCGCCACGGCGCCAAGCTCCTCTTCGCCTTCTGCGAGGCCACGGTGCCCAAGGTGACCATCATCACCCGCAAGGCGTACGGCGGGGCGTACGACGTGATGAGCAGCAAGCACATCCGCGGCGACGTGAACTACGCCTGGCCCACGGCCGAGATCGCCGTGATGGGCGCCAAGGGCGCGGTGGAGATCCTGTACCGACGCGAGATCGGCGCGGCGCCCGACCCCGCGGCCGAGGCGGGGACGAAGCAGAAGGAGTACGAGGACCGCTTCGCCAACCCCTTCGCCGCGGCCGCGCGCGGCTACGTGGACGACGTCATCGACCCGCGCGAGACGCGCGCGCGCGTGATCAGCGCTTTCGAGATGCTCCGCAACAAGCGCGATTCCAACCCGCCGAAGAAGCACGCGAACATCCCGCTGTGATCCACGGCTGGCCGTAAGTGGACGAAGAC of Longimicrobium sp. contains these proteins:
- a CDS encoding 30S ribosomal protein S1, encoding MSDQTEQYTPDNDEGGVAVAERRLLSTQEIANKARELNIRADLWDEDEYSAEEYEAMLEMYDDTLTNIEEGEIVQARVLRVTDKAVILDLGFKSEGAVARDEFKDPDSLQIGDEVEVFLENLEDEDGVVVLSKKKADFLRVWEKIKEAHESGTPVKGTLTRKIKGGVTVDLMGVDAFLPGSQIALRRVPNIEDLLGETYEFKIIKLNKRRRNIVVSRRVLLEADREIKRDKLKKELEVGQVRTGVVKNITDFGAFIDLGGMDGLLHITDMSWGRVGHPSEVVSIGAELEVKVLDIDWERERLSLGLKQLQEYPWKDVEKKYPVGARVRGKVVSITNYGAFVELEKGVEGLVHISEMSWTRNVRHPSKIVSLGEEIEAVILKVDPEGEKISLGMKQIEEDPWHALPVKYPVGTRLTGKVRNLTSFGAFVEIEPGIDGLVHISDMSWTKRIQHPSEVVKKGDDVEVVILAVDAENKRISLGLKQTIDDPWEHLATQFHAGQEINGRITRLQDKGVAVDLGDDVEGFVPVSQLGVTGLQNPADVFVEGDELEMRVTEVDAGNRRIVLEVTRVPKFEGGEPIFRNQGEAVEAEAPAAAPEADAPEAPAAEAEAPEAPAAEAAPEEAPAGEGEEA
- a CDS encoding TonB family protein — its product is MASALSPPHAAAHRSRATIPILHLNHISIPMRTPCLAAMLAILAITPHRAAAQSGPAPADPVQTVEIERMAEKPKLLNPDDIGLRIARTHPRLEDVQAGGSTTLLLVIGEDGRPRSVDVATSSGRPGLDRLLANVWRGARFSPPRLDGRPVRVRTLLPVSLGYTPASPPAVTVTPR
- a CDS encoding energy transducer TonB, which produces MTNLPLPNGTRGAGCLAALAFSLAALFAATPARAQKLPSPAEPVDPQVVWNFDQVTQQARLTNPGTVSARLSRGYPRRLLDSGVAGSATLEVIVGPRGQVEQVSVVDASRREFTDVARDLARTMRFRPAKVQDIAVRSRFTVPVDFVLDPA
- a CDS encoding TonB family protein — protein: MVVRSSGREELDRAAIAVARGVRFTRPLLNGVPVPVRTALPVSFITSTQPAATY
- a CDS encoding acyl-CoA carboxylase subunit beta, with protein sequence MREKLEQLEEMRRKAELGGGEKRIRQQHERGKLTARERLDVLLDEGSFVELDRFVVHRATDFGLENEKYLGDGVVTGYGTIHGRLVYVFSQDFTVFGGSLSEAHAEKIVKIMDLALKNGAPVIGLNDSGGARIQEGVVSLGGYADIFLRNTLASGVIPQVSAILGPCAGGAVYSPAITDFIYMVQGTSYMFVTGPNVVKTVTHEDVTMEELGGAATHAAKSGVAHFAVKSEVECLHRIRHLFEFIPQNNAEDPPFKPTDDPADRADEELLDVVPDNPNKPYDMHDVIRRVVDDGEFYEVHADYAGNILCGFAHVGGRSIGIVANQPAVLAGVLDIDASVKAARFVRFCDAFNVPLLTFEDVPGFLPGVAQEHGGIIRHGAKLLFAFCEATVPKVTIITRKAYGGAYDVMSSKHIRGDVNYAWPTAEIAVMGAKGAVEILYRREIGAAPDPAAEAGTKQKEYEDRFANPFAAAARGYVDDVIDPRETRARVISAFEMLRNKRDSNPPKKHANIPL